The Saxibacter everestensis genome has a window encoding:
- a CDS encoding DUF2277 domain-containing protein — protein MCRNIRTLHNFEPPATDDEVRAAALQYVRKISGSTKPSQANAEAFDRAVDDIAEVSARLLSELVTSAPAKDREVEAAKHKARSAQRFAS, from the coding sequence ATGTGTAGAAACATTCGTACCCTGCATAACTTCGAGCCACCGGCAACGGATGACGAAGTGCGGGCAGCCGCGCTGCAGTACGTCCGCAAGATCAGCGGATCGACGAAACCGTCGCAGGCCAATGCGGAAGCTTTCGACCGGGCGGTGGATGATATCGCCGAAGTGTCCGCTCGGCTGCTGAGCGAACTTGTCACTTCCGCGCCGGCGAAGGACCGCGAAGTCGAGGCCGCGAAGCACAAGGCTCGATCCGCCCAACGCTTCGCTTCCTGA
- a CDS encoding Fe-S oxidoreductase → MSPERRADWSLEADMRVARGHKLDAHIPQVFLDSPISHTGAALATILGFVWGLTLGRGKVTHEKGLWIFTRMPGWAFGRGGICIGSCYFTRSTVSPAVLGHERVHREQWRRYGLLFPLLYALAGRDPLRNRFEIEAGLKAGGYAR, encoded by the coding sequence ATGAGTCCCGAGCGCCGGGCCGACTGGAGTCTCGAAGCCGACATGAGAGTCGCGCGTGGACACAAGCTGGACGCGCACATCCCCCAGGTCTTTCTCGACTCCCCCATCAGCCACACCGGCGCCGCCCTGGCCACCATCCTCGGTTTCGTCTGGGGCCTGACACTCGGCCGCGGCAAAGTGACGCACGAGAAGGGCCTTTGGATATTCACCAGAATGCCCGGTTGGGCCTTCGGCCGGGGCGGCATCTGCATCGGTTCCTGCTATTTCACCCGCAGCACCGTGAGCCCTGCCGTGCTTGGGCATGAGCGAGTACACCGCGAGCAGTGGCGTCGATACGGACTGTTGTTTCCGCTGCTGTATGCGCTAGCGGGAAGGGATCCGTTGCGGAACAGGTTCGAGATCGAGGCCGGCCTGAAGGCCGGGGGTTACGCGCGATAG
- the pdxA gene encoding 4-hydroxythreonine-4-phosphate dehydrogenase PdxA, with amino-acid sequence MNLPIVAITMGDGAGIGPEVTVGALLDPVVATLCRPVVIGDTSRLHAAAKGLGVDLKIAAVESISDAVFEPGRLNVIDLGLLPEDLPWGEVSPLAGDAAYHYVRVAAELAVAGEVQAICTAPLNKEALHAGGHNYPGHTEMLAALTGTDEVSMMLSTPRLKVIHVTTHVGLIDAVGKIEPGLVERTIRRGDEALRRAGNPAPKIGVCAINPHAGENGLFGYDEEAQKITPGIEAARAAGIDAVGPLPADTAFFLAGRGDYDLIVAMYHDQGHGPIKVLGIEAGVNITVGLPVIRTSVDHGTAFDIAGTATADPASMVEAIRQAAEMATR; translated from the coding sequence ATGAACCTACCAATTGTTGCCATCACCATGGGCGACGGCGCAGGAATCGGACCCGAAGTAACGGTCGGGGCACTGTTGGACCCCGTCGTCGCCACCCTTTGCCGCCCGGTCGTGATTGGGGACACCTCGCGCCTGCACGCTGCGGCGAAGGGCCTGGGTGTCGATCTAAAGATCGCGGCGGTCGAGAGCATTTCGGATGCAGTGTTTGAGCCTGGGAGGTTGAACGTGATCGACCTCGGGCTACTACCAGAAGATCTACCGTGGGGGGAAGTTTCCCCGCTCGCCGGAGACGCCGCGTACCACTACGTACGGGTCGCAGCGGAGCTTGCGGTAGCTGGCGAGGTCCAGGCCATCTGTACGGCTCCGCTGAACAAAGAGGCCCTGCATGCCGGCGGGCACAATTACCCGGGTCATACGGAGATGCTCGCCGCCCTCACCGGCACCGACGAGGTATCGATGATGCTCTCGACGCCACGACTCAAGGTCATCCACGTGACAACCCACGTTGGGTTGATCGATGCAGTCGGGAAGATCGAGCCTGGCCTGGTGGAACGGACAATCCGTCGCGGCGACGAAGCCTTGCGCCGAGCGGGAAACCCGGCGCCGAAGATCGGTGTCTGTGCCATTAACCCGCATGCCGGTGAAAACGGACTGTTCGGTTATGACGAGGAGGCGCAAAAGATAACGCCCGGTATAGAGGCTGCCCGCGCAGCTGGCATTGACGCCGTCGGCCCATTGCCGGCAGACACAGCGTTCTTCCTTGCCGGCCGGGGTGACTACGATCTGATCGTCGCGATGTATCACGACCAAGGGCACGGTCCGATCAAGGTGCTCGGCATCGAAGCCGGGGTCAACATCACGGTCGGGCTGCCGGTGATCCGGACGTCCGTCGACCACGGCACGGCCTTCGACATCGCCGGCACTGCCACCGCCGATCCGGCGAGCATGGTCGAGGCGATCCGCCAGGCGGCCGAGATGGCGACCCGATAG
- a CDS encoding DeoR/GlpR family DNA-binding transcription regulator gives MHKERTVTAEGEAMQLGSKARRDAIVRLATETGPANVDDLSRKFAVTASTIRRDLALLTDAGRLARTYGGAISVTAHPEATLRQRLGEAYLAKQAIARWARMQVRSGETLLLDAGSTVGALAHELRSATSIRVATVGLTTLNELADVDEVEVECLGGRLRHISQGFVGPLTEAALERMTFDRVFLGTDGVHPVHGICEAELEQTRLKELMAGRAREVYVLAHADKLGESPFHAWAKLPAGWHLVTDQSAPDSMVARFETAGVEVVRA, from the coding sequence ATGCATAAAGAAAGGACCGTTACCGCCGAGGGGGAGGCCATGCAGCTCGGATCGAAGGCGCGCCGGGATGCGATAGTGCGTCTGGCGACCGAGACCGGCCCCGCCAACGTGGACGACCTGTCCCGAAAGTTCGCGGTCACTGCATCGACGATTCGCCGCGATCTCGCCTTGCTGACCGACGCGGGCCGGCTTGCCCGGACCTACGGCGGTGCAATCTCGGTGACCGCGCATCCCGAAGCTACCCTCCGGCAACGCCTCGGCGAGGCCTACCTCGCCAAACAAGCCATCGCACGCTGGGCTCGGATGCAGGTGCGGTCGGGCGAAACGCTCCTGCTGGATGCCGGTTCTACAGTTGGAGCTCTCGCGCACGAGTTGCGGTCGGCGACAAGTATCCGGGTTGCCACTGTCGGTTTGACGACCCTGAATGAGCTGGCAGACGTCGACGAGGTCGAGGTCGAATGCCTGGGCGGCCGGCTGCGGCACATCAGCCAGGGATTCGTCGGGCCACTCACCGAGGCGGCGCTGGAACGGATGACATTCGACCGGGTCTTCCTGGGCACCGACGGCGTACACCCGGTGCATGGGATCTGCGAGGCAGAACTGGAACAGACCCGACTCAAAGAACTGATGGCGGGCCGGGCACGGGAAGTCTACGTCCTGGCACATGCGGACAAGCTCGGCGAGTCCCCGTTTCATGCCTGGGCGAAGCTGCCGGCCGGCTGGCACCTGGTCACGGACCAGTCCGCCCCGGATTCAATGGTCGCCCGGTTCGAGACCGCCGGAGTCGAAGTCGTGCGCGCCTAA